A portion of the Osmerus mordax isolate fOsmMor3 chromosome 22, fOsmMor3.pri, whole genome shotgun sequence genome contains these proteins:
- the pir gene encoding pirin isoform X1, with amino-acid sequence MLPHRTECTVTTGKAVMMRVRRAERAVKSVEQAEGVGARVRRSIGRQELKNLDPFLMLDEFCVSKPAGFPDHPHRGFETVTYLLQGESAHEDFCGHSGRLKSGDLQWMTAGRGVVHAEMPVSDEPLHGLQLWVNLRGRDKMVEPAYQELRSSEIPRPSRGGVTVAVISGEALGAQSPVYTRTPTLYLDFTLQEGAHHVQPVSPGWTAFIYSLSGVVHVGTEEEQSRVEPHHTVVLGVGDCVRVENKAPEECHFVLIAGEPIKEPVVQQGPFVMTSEEEIRQAIRDYQANTNGFERARGWRSKIRDTV; translated from the exons ATGCTTCCGCACAGAACAGAATGCACAGTCACGACAG GTAAAGCCGTTATGATGCgagtgaggagagcagagcgggCGGTGAAGAGCGTGGAACAGGCGGAGGGAGTCGGAGCCCGGGTCAGACGCAGCatagggagacaggaa CTGAAGAACCTGGACCCCTTCCTGATGCTGGATGAATTCTGTGTCAGCAAGCCTGCAGGGTTTCCTGATCATCCTCACAGGGGCTTTGAGACG gtAACCTACCTTCTCCAAGGTGAGTCAGCTCACGAGGACTTCTGTGGACACTCTGGACGGCTGAAGTCTGGAGACCTGCAG TGGATGACGGCAGGCCGGGGTGTGGTCCATGCTGAGATGCCTGTGTCGGACGAGCCCCTCCACGGACTGCAGCTGTGGGTCAACCTCCGGGGGCGGGACAAGATGGTGGAGCCAGCCTACCAGGAGCTCCGGAGCAGCGAGATCCCCAGACCCAGCAGGGGCGGAGTCACTGTGGCCGTCATCTCAGGGGAGGCCCTGGGGGCACag tcccCGGTGTACACCAGGACTCCCACCCTCTACTTGGACTTCACACTGCAGGAAGGAGCTCATCATGTTCAGCCAGTCTCTCCAG GGTGGACCGCGTTCATCTACTCCCTGTCAGGGGTCGTTCATGTGG GTactgaggaggagcagagcagggtgGAGCCGCACCACACGGTGGTGCTTGGAGTGGGGGACTGTGTCAGAGTGGAGAACAAG GCTCCGGAGGAGTGCCACTTTGTTCTGATCGCTGGAGAGCCCATCAAGGAGCCGGTCGTACAGCAGG GGCCGTTTGTGATGACGTCAGAGGAAGAGATCAGGCAGGCTATCAGAGACTACCAGGCAAACACCAATGGCTTCGAGAGGGCTAGGGGCTGGAGGTCAAAGATCAGAGACACAGTCTGA
- the pir gene encoding pirin isoform X2 produces the protein MMRVRRAERAVKSVEQAEGVGARVRRSIGRQELKNLDPFLMLDEFCVSKPAGFPDHPHRGFETVTYLLQGESAHEDFCGHSGRLKSGDLQWMTAGRGVVHAEMPVSDEPLHGLQLWVNLRGRDKMVEPAYQELRSSEIPRPSRGGVTVAVISGEALGAQSPVYTRTPTLYLDFTLQEGAHHVQPVSPGWTAFIYSLSGVVHVGTEEEQSRVEPHHTVVLGVGDCVRVENKAPEECHFVLIAGEPIKEPVVQQGPFVMTSEEEIRQAIRDYQANTNGFERARGWRSKIRDTV, from the exons ATGATGCgagtgaggagagcagagcgggCGGTGAAGAGCGTGGAACAGGCGGAGGGAGTCGGAGCCCGGGTCAGACGCAGCatagggagacaggaa CTGAAGAACCTGGACCCCTTCCTGATGCTGGATGAATTCTGTGTCAGCAAGCCTGCAGGGTTTCCTGATCATCCTCACAGGGGCTTTGAGACG gtAACCTACCTTCTCCAAGGTGAGTCAGCTCACGAGGACTTCTGTGGACACTCTGGACGGCTGAAGTCTGGAGACCTGCAG TGGATGACGGCAGGCCGGGGTGTGGTCCATGCTGAGATGCCTGTGTCGGACGAGCCCCTCCACGGACTGCAGCTGTGGGTCAACCTCCGGGGGCGGGACAAGATGGTGGAGCCAGCCTACCAGGAGCTCCGGAGCAGCGAGATCCCCAGACCCAGCAGGGGCGGAGTCACTGTGGCCGTCATCTCAGGGGAGGCCCTGGGGGCACag tcccCGGTGTACACCAGGACTCCCACCCTCTACTTGGACTTCACACTGCAGGAAGGAGCTCATCATGTTCAGCCAGTCTCTCCAG GGTGGACCGCGTTCATCTACTCCCTGTCAGGGGTCGTTCATGTGG GTactgaggaggagcagagcagggtgGAGCCGCACCACACGGTGGTGCTTGGAGTGGGGGACTGTGTCAGAGTGGAGAACAAG GCTCCGGAGGAGTGCCACTTTGTTCTGATCGCTGGAGAGCCCATCAAGGAGCCGGTCGTACAGCAGG GGCCGTTTGTGATGACGTCAGAGGAAGAGATCAGGCAGGCTATCAGAGACTACCAGGCAAACACCAATGGCTTCGAGAGGGCTAGGGGCTGGAGGTCAAAGATCAGAGACACAGTCTGA